A window from Thiohalophilus sp. encodes these proteins:
- a CDS encoding TSUP family transporter: protein MISRIDRGFCAGRNCPTMISSIPFELLLATCAILFAAYIFCGITGFGSGLIAIPLLALFLPLPFVVPYISFVDATASLVHGWRHRRHTDWREVLTVLPFTVLGFPVARQSAEKKSNTSTLANALGVFILSFAL from the coding sequence ATGATTTCCCGTATTGATAGGGGTTTTTGCGCGGGCCGGAACTGCCCCACCATGATTTCATCGATCCCGTTTGAACTGCTACTGGCAACCTGCGCCATCCTGTTTGCAGCCTATATCTTTTGTGGTATCACCGGCTTTGGCTCAGGGCTGATAGCTATTCCCCTGCTGGCACTATTTCTGCCATTACCTTTTGTTGTGCCCTATATCAGTTTTGTCGATGCGACGGCCTCCCTGGTGCACGGCTGGCGGCATCGTCGGCACACTGACTGGCGGGAAGTGCTAACGGTCTTGCCTTTCACCGTTCTGGGGTTTCCTGTTGCCCGGCAATCCGCTGAGAAAAAGTCGAATACGTCGACACTGGCCAATGCCCTGGGCGTGTTTATTTTGTCATTTGCGCTATAG